ATCGGAAAAAGCGGTAGTCGAAATCGCTCATGGCAGGCTTTGCGGCCGGCGTGAAAACGGCGTCGCTGTTTTCAAAGGCATCCCCTATGGCGGACGGATTTCCGGCCATCGTCGATTTCTGGCGCCGTCGGCGGTGCAACCTTGGAAAGGCGTGCGTGAGGCCCATCGGCTGGGCCCGCCTTCCATCCAGCCCGCCCATCGAACCTACGGCATTGACGAGCCTGCTGCCGATGAAGAGTGCCTGGTGCTCAACGTCTGGACCCCGGCGCTGGATGATGGAAAACGTCCGGTGATGTTCTATAATCATGGCGGTGGTTACACCAGTGGATCGGGCGGCAGCGTGGCGCAGGACGGCGCCAACCTTGCGCGGCTCTTTGATGTGGTGGTGGTGCAGTCCAATCACCGTCTGGGGCTGCTGGGCTTTCTCTATCTGGATGATGTGGCCGGCGAATCCTATGCCGGGTCGGGCAACCGCGGCGTGCTGGATATCGTCCAGGCGCTTGTCTGGGTGCACGACAACATCCGCCAATTCGGTGGCGATCCGGACAATGTAATGATCTTTGGCGAATCCGGCGGTGGTGGAAAGACATCATGCCTTTTCGCCATGCCTGCTGCAGCGCCCTATTTTCATAAAGCCTCCATCGAAAGCGGTCCAGGTGTGCGCATGGCGGATCCCAAGGTCGCCGCTGAGACCACCTGGATGCTGTTCAAAGAACTCGAGCTCACAGCCGGAAACTGGCGCAGGCTGTTGGACGTCCCTGCTGCGGATCTTTTGGCAGCGCAGCTGCGGCTGCAGCAAAAGACCGCCCATACCCGGCTGAAAAGAACGTTGTGGAGCAGCGCTGCCAGCCTCGGTGAATTCGGTCCAGTGGTGGACGGAAAAGCGCTGCCGACCCATCCCTTTGATCCCGTGGCGCCGGAGATTTCGCGCTTCAAGCCGCTGATGGTGGGCTGGAACGAAGATGAGTTCACCTTTTTCGCCATGGTGGCTGGGGACACCGAAGCCCTTCAATTGGATCAAGCCGCTCTGCTCAAGAGGGTGGAGGCGGAGTATGGCCCGGTTGCCGGGCGGATAATCAGCACCTACCGGCGAACGCGGCCGCAGGCCTCTGCCAGCGCAATCTATGTTGCGATCAGGTCCATGGATTTCAGCGGCGTCGGTTCGCTGGAGATCGCTAACAAAAAAGCCGGGCAAATGGGAGCTCCGGCTTTTCTCTATCAGTTCGGCTATCAATCCGAGTACAAGATCCCCGGCACGGAATATGCGCTCGGCGCCTGCCATGCCATGGATATCCTGTTTAAATTCGCCAATGTCGTTCCCCCGCCCTCTGAAACACTGGAAAAGGGCTGGCCGGGCAACCGTCCGCAGCGCTTTGCTGCGGCGCGCAACATGGCCGGAATGTGGACCACCTTTGCCCGCTGCGGAAAACCTGCTGCGCAGGGCCAACCGGAGTGGCCGGCCTATACTTTGACCGGGCGGCCCAGTATGCGCATCGACCACCTATGCGAGGTTTATTACGATCGCTACAAAGAGGAGCGGGAGATGTGGGAGGAGGTTTCACAGCA
This region of bacterium genomic DNA includes:
- a CDS encoding carboxylesterase/lipase family protein, with product MFPLTRRRFITQVPLAAGALAFGNSRASIAQSEKAVVEIAHGRLCGRRENGVAVFKGIPYGGRISGHRRFLAPSAVQPWKGVREAHRLGPPSIQPAHRTYGIDEPAADEECLVLNVWTPALDDGKRPVMFYNHGGGYTSGSGGSVAQDGANLARLFDVVVVQSNHRLGLLGFLYLDDVAGESYAGSGNRGVLDIVQALVWVHDNIRQFGGDPDNVMIFGESGGGGKTSCLFAMPAAAPYFHKASIESGPGVRMADPKVAAETTWMLFKELELTAGNWRRLLDVPAADLLAAQLRLQQKTAHTRLKRTLWSSAASLGEFGPVVDGKALPTHPFDPVAPEISRFKPLMVGWNEDEFTFFAMVAGDTEALQLDQAALLKRVEAEYGPVAGRIISTYRRTRPQASASAIYVAIRSMDFSGVGSLEIANKKAGQMGAPAFLYQFGYQSEYKIPGTEYALGACHAMDILFKFANVVPPPSETLEKGWPGNRPQRFAAARNMAGMWTTFARCGKPAAQGQPEWPAYTLTGRPSMRIDHLCEVYYDRYKEEREMWEEVSQQLRNEQP